DNA from Plasmodium falciparum 3D7 genome assembly, chromosome: 8:
tcatgtatttagaaatatattcacatatgaataatatatatatatatatatatatatatatatatatataatatatatatatatatatatatatatatatatatatgtaaataatatggataatatatataacatgtataatataaataaaataaatatatgtatatatgtataataaaataatatagttCTCTCTCTTTGTCTCTctcacaaaatatatatatatatgtatatttagtgagagataaaatatgtataattttttttttttttttcgtttgaatgtaatatttaaaaattaatagatACATAACATATAGGAATAGACGTTAATATGTAAAATGTATTAATACATGCATATATAATCTATCTACTTATAGAATATGTGTTGTATCTCATTTGATTTGGGGAGTCCATACCTCCATACATTAAATGTGTCATATAAGGTTGGTGGTGATTTCCTATGATGGGCTGTTGAACTGAGTATGGTTGTGCAGGTGTTAATTGTGGTTGTGCTGGTGTATTCATTTGTACATAATGCTCTTCCCCTTTTTTTAGCTGAACCTTTAAATGCTTTCCTGATACGTAAAACCCATGCATACCTTTTATTGCATTTAAAGCTGACTCAGGATTATTAAAACTAACAAAACCATATCCTTTATTTCTTCCATTGGCATCTCGTTGAATTCGTGCGCTTACAACATAGCCAAAGTGTTGAAAATGCtacaataaacaaataaatataaatataaatatatacataaatatataaatgtatatatatatatacatatatacattttaggtgtgtcttttttcttttttttttttacttgaTATAGCTCCATGTCTGTCCAATGGGATGGCaaatgaaaaacaaaaacatttGCCCCTGGTGGACCAAAGGAGGGTGCTGAACCCTTTCCAGGAAAATTGGTTGCGGACATTTCTTTTGGTTTTTCCCATTGTGAATGTCCTGTTActgaattataataatatggatgaCCATCTGTTGTCACATGTTTTTGccatacatttttatttcctcCTTGAGCAtcatttgaattattatatttataacttgCAAATCTTACATCTAATGGCCTTTGACTATTTGgaaaaatacatttatagTCTAAAGCTTCAATTGCTTTATATGCCTCAGACCTTTGCTCGTATGTAATAAATGCCCATCCTCTTGGACTCTGAGCCGTAGCTGGTACGTAATAAACTTGTGTTATGGTACCATACTTCGCTGCCTCAGTTTTTAGCTCTTCctataaaattaaagaaaaaaaaaaaaataaaataaaataaaataaaaaatatatatgtatatatatatatatatatatgtatatatttatgtaaactTGAACAACACAAAAATCGACACCATGGAAAAAATTAGTAAATATTCAATGAAATAAGacacacacacaaaaaaatacaataaaataaaaacctaCAAAAAATTAcgttcttaatatatatatatatatatataattgtttcTTCTCTTACCTCCGTTACATCTTTAGGTATACTTccaataaaaattttacttGAATTTGTTAAtgacatttttattaatagatataaatatataatatgaatgtatatgtatatatatataaatatgtatgtatatatatatatatataaatatgtataaatatatatatatatttttttttttttttttaatttttttacacaatttttaacaaaaaatatgcatataggtttatatataaatatatatatgatactaTATAtggattattatatatatatatatatataaagaaaaaaaaaattacgaATAATATACAGTACAAATATAAGAACTTTAAAGgttaacatataaataagcacaaaaatatatatatatatatatatatatatatgtattatcaaatatgtattttaatataaatgtacataaatgttatatatataaaggattcaaaaaaattacatatgtatatttaatatgcataaatatatataggtatttttttcttaatttataaaaatatttcaaatttattaaattagacgactataattaaaaaaatatatataagtataaaattatacatataaaaatagaaataaaaaaaaaaaaaaaaaaaaaaaaactaataaACATAAAGACTTTATTACTTAATTTGAGttttcttttccttcttgtttttttaattaataataaaaaaaaaaaaaagtaatcataaattataaataaaataatataaaatatatttattatatatatatatatatatatatatatatatatataaatatatatatcttcaaTTCTTCTTATAACAAATTCATTTTgttagatatattatatatataataataatatattattgtatatatgtcCTTTTTTTCATAACTTTTGTcctgttatatatatatttatatataattaattaatttctAAAAATTAtccatttattaaatatacttatatatatttataattatgttgaattcttaaacatataaaagtatataaatatatatatctataatataatttatatataattttatatatatttattatttatacatatatatatatatatataatcatatttattcttttcttctttttttaataatattttagcattaatttttttttttccttttttttataaattattattattttatttttttttttttttattattttctctctctctctctatatatatatataaatatatatatatatatatatattttttttttaatatttttttttatttattttattgtacatatataaaactatgaattttttttattttattattattgcatattatattatatatataaaaatatatatataatattatatataaaaatatatatataatattatatatataaatatatatatatatatacaaatatatatttatatatataaatgttataataataatgatttaaaatatttataattatatgaataatattataatcattttttataaacaaataaaaaataatatatatatattatgtgaaaaaaacaaaaaaaccataatataaagaaaaaaaatatattatatatatatatatatatatattatatataaatgtatatataataatataattataaatataccaaaatatataaaaaaataaaaaaatgtaaatatataaaaaaaaaatttaagataaaataaaataaatatataaaataataataaaagaagtgaaaataatttcttaaaagttatttttttaaattgaaTTTCTAAacattaaagaaaaataaaatataatataatataataaaatataataatatataagaataaaataaatacatctcttattttacattttaataaatttttttcatatatattgtattattattttttttttttttttgtgttttaaaaaaaagtgattggaggatatataatatataaataaaaaaaaaaaaaaaaaaaaaaaaaaattgaaaatataatttgttttatattatatacatatatatatatatatatgttattgtgattatatatatttttttttaaaatattatttatattatataatagtatatCGTTATGGggtaaatattctttttaatacatatataatattataatatatataagaatatatcgTTATGGggatatcatattttttttaatatacatatataacatatatgtatatatgtatataatatatatatataataataatatatcgtTATGGGATATACTATATTTctaaatatgtaaattatatatatttatttcttttccttttttttttttttccaccTTTAGAGATTAATACTGCACgccataattattatatatatatatatatatatatatatatatttatttatttatttattaaaaaaaaaaattatatatataaattatatttaaaaattaaattatttaatatacaatattatatatatatatatatatataatatacatagatatatttgtttaatgtataatatataacattttgtataattcttaatattatatatatatattatattttttttgtattccgtacgtttttattaaaaataagatgatatatatttataatattaataagtatatatctatttttttttttataaggggatataaaaagaaaaagggaaaatataatttttattttataaaataaattatatgtttttttcttatgttagaatgaaattatatatatatatatatatattatatttatgtgcaTATAAAAAGTAATTATCCACTtatgttaaaataaaaataataaaaattgttattttatgtacttatatttatttatttatattgttgtCCATTGGGAACGTTTTAATTAAAGATGTTAGTATTTgagttaataaatattaaaagttattcttaaaaaaaaaaaaaataaaaacataacaGTACAgttaacatttttatatatcttaaagaaaatattgccttatataagaaaaacaaaaattaccTACATGTAccaacatataaataaatatatataaatatatatatatatatatatatatattattaacctTTGGGGaaattaagaatatataatttcgtTGAATtattgaaattaaaaaaaaaaaaaataaataattgaggtattaataaatatttattttcttttatcacTTTAATTTatgttaaattttttttttttttttaacctaTATTATAAACCATAAGAATGCTATTTTAATAGGATCCATAGTttgtttctttatattttttaaaacaaataatatatataatattcatcatattacccttatgttatatatatatatatatatatatatatatatatttatttatttttttttttttttttttttttttttttttcttttttttatatggatCATAAGGGAAATTAAActttctataaatatataatatatttcatttcttttctataatatgaatattatattttaaatacacTATCATAATAAGTAATTGGAAGAGTATGtatttcaaattttttttttttttttaaattttataacagtcaacaaatttttataacactgataaataaataatattaaatataataggctaaataataatatacatatattatatatatatatatatatatatatatgtttagtTTAATatttagtaataataaaaaattatgattttcttttatatgacaaaaaataaaacatgatATTTAAATGACTAAAGAAATATTTGAAATACCTCTAAAattcatcatcttctttttattacaaatacataagaaaatatatatatatatatatatatatatatatatatataggtataatatgaaaagtataaatattataaaacatggaaaattaaaaatataacaataacttatttttaaacctaggaaatatatatatatatatatatatatatataggtataatatgaaaagtataaatattataaaacatggaaaattaaaaatataacaataacttatttttaaacctaggaaatatatatatatatatatatatatatttataatatatgtacagaaatatgaaaattattttgtaaaatctataaaataaataaaaataagtacataaaaaacaatatttattttatttatatatatatacttaatattatcaaatggggacatatattaatatatttcaattatttctttttttgttattaattaaataatatggatattataatatattattttatatttttatataatatataaatatattattaaccaataataaatatttgtatttatataataattatataaaaaacatattaatataatgtatatataaaataatatataatatttactatatattatattattaagggcaaaatattatatatatataatatattatatatatattttgaaatattaacaattattattatatatatacataataatatattattacagttttctaataatataagaTTTCAAGAAgaaatgcaaaaaaaaaaaaaaaaaaaaaaaaaaaaaaaaaaaaattaaataaattaaaataaaataaaataaaaaaacttaagtttatttttaatattatacttttatttttttttattttattttttttttttttttctttttgtaaaaatataaaaaatttatatataatatatattacataaaataaaattatattacctttttatatttcataatatatatatatattatatatatgtatattaattttttaaaatgggaaaaagaagaaaagaaaaatgaaaaaaaaaaaatgttcacatatatttttattatttatatatttactatataaataatgatatatatatatatatatatatatatatatatatataattataacacattgttaatttatattttattatattttttaaaatattttccttGTGAAAAATCATTGAAATAGAAAAGTATGGATTATTTGATTAGGAATAATGAATACTGTAATGTTTTATATGATGGAAATGAATTAttaaggaaaagaaaaataaattttgacAATGAGATTTGTCcttataaaatgaattattgGAATAATTACAacaataacataaatattgataatgataatatgaataatgaaaTAGTAAATGAAGAATTTGAGAatacttataataatattaataataatatgtattatctTCTTGGAAAAGAGGACATGGACGAACCTAGATtgtgtaataaaaaaagaaatgtttACAATGAAAATTTTAAGAATAACTTAGAATATGATGAgaatgtaaataattatgataatgataacagtagtaatatatcatacaaatttattaataatgagtGTGACAAGATGAAAAAATCTGGAGAAGGTACTCAGGAGAACaatgataatgaaaataataataatgatgagagtaacaataataataataataataataatgagagtaataataataataataataatgagagtaacaataataataataataataataataatgagagtaacaataataataataataatgagagtaataataataatcatgggaataataataatagtagtaataataacaacaataataataataataacaacaacaacaacaataataataataataataataataataataacaataataataacaacaataataatgataagaatgaagatgatgaaaatacTACAgggaaaggaaaaaaaacaGAAGTCAAAAAACGTGCAGggagaaaaagaaatgattCCACAATGTATGCCAATAGTAATAcaatgttaaaaaataattttttacaaaataataaaatgatttataataatatggatcatataaatgataCAAATGAACaagataaatttttatatgaacaaagaaaaatgatgatgaataataaaatggaaaatatGGGACCCAATATGAATAtgacaaataaaaattattttcaaacAGTAAATAACATGAAAATGAatgtagaaaataataaaaatcttATAggtataaatacaaataatatgaataattatcaaaataatataaatagtattaatactaatatgaatataccaaagaacaaaaatttacattcaaataaacaaatgatgtttatgaataataatatgaatatacatGGAAAAAccaataaattaaatgatatgGCTAGAATGAATAGTATAAActttaatgaagaaaataaaatgtctGTTATGAATGACGACACAAGAATGGATAATAAAATGAGGGATATAATGAAAAGTGGTGGAATGGAggtacatttaaaaaatgaagaatccttatatatgaataatatgtataatatgaatagtaaTAATCCAAATAATATACCTAGAATTAGTACAATGAATATTGCAAAACCtatgaataattttaataatatgaatatgcctataaataatatgaatgcaTATAACAATCACATGATTAATtcgtataataatatgatgatgacaaataatatgaacaacataaataatataaataatataaatcatataaataataataataatagtaataataataataatagtaataatagtaataataatattaattttggTCAGCATATTCAGGGGGTACAATTTATGAATCCTAATATGAATAACGACATGAACagtaatatgaataatattaataataatcaaatgTTCTTGAATAATAACCAGAATAATGCACATGTTCATATGGTTAACAACATGAATTTGAATCCCTCTggaaataattcattttttaataattcaaataaacATCTGAATATGATGACCATGagttcaaaaaataaaaaaaacgccatattaaaaaatacagaaaataatgaatttgaaaatataaaaagagtACATTCAAACAGCTCCaactataataataataataataataatagtgatagtaataataaaaaatcgaTTAAAATGAATAGCAATGAAAACAATAATACAACAACaactattataaaaaatatacgaGTTGAAAACATAAAGTTTAATGAAAGTgtcaatttaaaaaatattgatgGCTTAGATCTAAGTACTAATTTTGTTaatggaaaatatatatccaaattaaataatgatgagaaaatatataatgtagtACATTCTATTGTGAAAGATTCTCTCAAAGATTGTTTAGttgatttttataataatgcaaattatatttttaaagataAATTAGATTTTGTATGTAATAGTAATACTCCtacatgtaataatataaatgatttagAAGACAACAAAAAGGATGACGGGCATGTGgataaacaaaattattcacttgaaaagaaagataatgaagaacacacaaataataattctgaTCCTATAATGGATGGTGTTGAGTTGGATGTAAAAAAGATATCTGAAAAGAAGGAGGATCAAATTGAAAAGGACAAAccaaaaaatgataatacaaaaaatgataatacaaaGGAAGACAAAAatcaaaatgatgataataaaactaATACATCAATTCCAAAAACTCCCAAAAATGAAgttaaaaatgttattacCTCTTCCTTATTGTCaagttttaatatatttagtgCTTTCAGTAATAGTAATACACCTAAttcgaaaaaaaataaatatgatgaagaggaagaaaaagaagaaaaagaagaagaagaagaaaataataaatgtaatgATAAAGATGATGAGGATAAAAATAAGTCTCCtcaaaatgaagataataaaaatattaccaatgataataatgataataataataataatgtagacAAAGAAAACAATTTAAAAGAATCTATAGATAACCTAGGAAATGTTGAtacagataataatattaagagAGATGTactaaattataataatatagaagaaaatgaacaaagcagagaatatattttaatagaaATTACAAAAAGTATATGCTCTATAATCAATCTACAACAATTAATGCCTGTTAATACTAGGTTAGCTAACCCTAATCTTATATATGATCCAAATTATGAAACCATATATTCTAAATGGAAAACATTTTTAAGAAAAGAGCAATCAAGTGGAAATTTAATTAGTAATTGTTTTTCACGAGATTTTTTACATACTATTTTGTTATGTAATTATGTAACTATAATTGAAGATTTAAGAAAAACGGCCGTTAAGAAAAagttgaaatattttttcttacacTTATGTTTGGAATCGGGCATATCGATTAACGTTGCATTGATGCTGTTTATAAATGCCACGAAGCAGAGCGATAAGTTACAGGTATTAAGAGCATGTTGgttcataattatatgaacGATATTGTATGTATGaatgtgtatatatgaataaatagataaataattaaatatatatatatatatatatatatgaatatgtgtatattttttttttttttttttctttttatgtgTAAAGTCTCTACTACCCTCCGAAACAGGATTAGGATATTTGCACAGAGATGCGGGTGGAGCAAAAGAAGAGAATATGGGTATTATAACATTTGAATGTATAACGAACGATAGGGAACCAgatcatttaataaaattaataactttgaaaaatattttctcaAGACAGTTACCAAAAATGCCTAGAGAATATATAGTAAGGCTTGTATTTGATAGAAATCATTAtacattttgtttattaaaaaaaaatactgtTATAGGTGGAGTATGTTTCAGACCATATTTTGAACAGAAATTTGCGGAAATTGCATTTTTAGCTGTTACCTCAACTGAGCAGGTAAAAGGATATGGTACAAGATTAATGAATCATTTGAAGGAGCATGTAAAGAAGTTTGGTATAGAATATTTCTTAACCTATGCAGGTATGTACATAAAATGGAATATTAccatgtatgtatgtatatatatatatatatatatatgtgtgtgtaaatatttatttgttatattattttgtatttatacaGATAACTTTGCCATAGGATATTTTAGAAAACAAGGATTTTCACAAAAAATTTCCATGCCAAAAGAAAGATGGTTTGGATATATTAAAGATTATGATGGTGGTACATTAATGGAATGTTACATTTTCCCAAACATCAATTATTTGAGACTTTCGGAAATGTTATATGAGCAAAAAAAAGCAGTAAAGAAAgctatacattttataaaacctcaagttatatataagggtattaattattttgctGATAATAAAGGGGCTGCTTTACATCCAAGTACTATTCCTGGATTATTAGAAGTTGGCTGGAAAAAGGAAACGAGGGAAATTACTAAAAAGGTTCAACATAAAGAAGTTCAATTGAAAGATCAAATTTTAGGTGTTCTGGATTATTTAGAAAAACAACAGTCTGCATGGCCATTTCTTAAGCCAGTTAGTCTTTCAGAAGCTcctgattattatgatattataaaagaacCAACAGATATTTTGACCATGAGAAGAAAGGCCAGacatgtaatatatatatatatatatatatatgaatgtgtgtttatatttttatattaaaatttttatttttgttaatattatattatttttatttttatttttcttaggGTGATTATAAAACGAAGGAAGATTTTGGTATTGAGCTTAAGAGAATGTTTGATAATTGTCGTTTGTATAATGCTCCAACAACTATTTATTTCAAATATGCAAATGAACTACAAACACTTATATGGCCTAAATATGAAGCTATAACTGATACAGCAAAATAAGATGGTcattgaatatttttttttttttttctcttttttcgTAAAGgaaaatgtatacatatatatatatatatatatatatatatatattaataaaaattaccatatacataacatatatcattatttttttatttgatccaattaataatacactccttttttatttttgggaaaataaaaaagatgtatatatatttttttatatttgtataccAGATAAGCATATGGTTTTATTATACAGTGAATTTTTTATTGGTCATTTGTTTATCTCAATACATTTAatcatttacatatatatatatatatatatatatatatataattctttttattgaTGTGATTATATGTAATGAATACACcctatatacatttattccgaaataattttttttattctttttttatattattttttttaatttttattttttttgtccgTTTGAAAAAGACGcgattaaaaaataatttatgcatcaacttatattttttttaacttattttttataatattttttaaagaatatcAATGaatttgtaaattttttaaagcaAACAGATAtgcttaaattttttaaaggaaaatatagGATTGTAaggatgtatatatatatatatatatatatatatatatatatatttatttatttatttatttaaatatgtagCCAT
Protein-coding regions in this window:
- a CDS encoding RNA-binding protein, putative, which produces MSLTNSSKIFIGSIPKDVTEEELKTEAAKYGTITQVYYVPATAQSPRGWAFITYEQRSEAYKAIEALDYKCIFPNSQRPLDVRFASYKYNNSNDAQGGNKNVWQKHVTTDGHPYYYNSVTGHSQWEKPKEMSATNFPGKGSAPSFGPPGANVFVFHLPSHWTDMELYQHFQHFGYVVSARIQRDANGRNKGYGFVSFNNPESALNAIKGMHGFYVSGKHLKVQLKKGEEHYVQMNTPAQPQLTPAQPYSVQQPIIGNHHQPYMTHLMYGGMDSPNQMRYNTYSISR
- a CDS encoding histone acetyltransferase GCN5, which translates into the protein MDYLIRNNEYCNVLYDGNELLRKRKINFDNEICPYKMNYWNNYNNNINIDNDNMNNEIVNEEFENTYNNINNNMYYLLGKEDMDEPRLCNKKRNVYNENFKNNLEYDENVNNYDNDNSSNISYKFINNECDKMKKSGEGTQENNDNENNNNDESNNNNNNNNNESNNNNNNNESNNNNNNNNNNESNNNNNNNESNNNNHGNNNNSSNNNNNNNNNNNNNNNNNNNNNNNNNNNNNNNNNDKNEDDENTTGKGKKTEVKKRAGRKRNDSTMYANSNTMLKNNFLQNNKMIYNNMDHINDTNEQDKFLYEQRKMMMNNKMENMGPNMNMTNKNYFQTVNNMKMNVENNKNLIGINTNNMNNYQNNINSINTNMNIPKNKNLHSNKQMMFMNNNMNIHGKTNKLNDMARMNSINFNEENKMSVMNDDTRMDNKMRDIMKSGGMEVHLKNEESLYMNNMYNMNSNNPNNIPRISTMNIAKPMNNFNNMNMPINNMNAYNNHMINSYNNMMMTNNMNNINNINNINHINNNNNSNNNNNSNNSNNNINFGQHIQGVQFMNPNMNNDMNSNMNNINNNQMFLNNNQNNAHVHMVNNMNLNPSGNNSFFNNSNKHLNMMTMSSKNKKNAILKNTENNEFENIKRVHSNSSNYNNNNNNNSDSNNKKSIKMNSNENNNTTTTIIKNIRVENIKFNESVNLKNIDGLDLSTNFVNGKYISKLNNDEKIYNVVHSIVKDSLKDCLVDFYNNANYIFKDKLDFVCNSNTPTCNNINDLEDNKKDDGHVDKQNYSLEKKDNEEHTNNNSDPIMDGVELDVKKISEKKEDQIEKDKPKNDNTKNDNTKEDKNQNDDNKTNTSIPKTPKNEVKNVITSSLLSSFNIFSAFSNSNTPNSKKNKYDEEEEKEEKEEEEENNKCNDKDDEDKNKSPQNEDNKNITNDNNDNNNNNVDKENNLKESIDNLGNVDTDNNIKRDVLNYNNIEENEQSREYILIEITKSICSIINLQQLMPVNTRLANPNLIYDPNYETIYSKWKTFLRKEQSSGNLISNCFSRDFLHTILLCNYVTIIEDLRKTAVKKKLKYFFLHLCLESGISINVALMLFINATKQSDKLQSLLPSETGLGYLHRDAGGAKEENMGIITFECITNDREPDHLIKLITLKNIFSRQLPKMPREYIVRLVFDRNHYTFCLLKKNTVIGGVCFRPYFEQKFAEIAFLAVTSTEQVKGYGTRLMNHLKEHVKKFGIEYFLTYADNFAIGYFRKQGFSQKISMPKERWFGYIKDYDGGTLMECYIFPNINYLRLSEMLYEQKKAVKKAIHFIKPQVIYKGINYFADNKGAALHPSTIPGLLEVGWKKETREITKKVQHKEVQLKDQILGVLDYLEKQQSAWPFLKPVSLSEAPDYYDIIKEPTDILTMRRKARHGDYKTKEDFGIELKRMFDNCRLYNAPTTIYFKYANELQTLIWPKYEAITDTAK